The region CCGGCGGTAAATGACCGACGAGACCGATATTACACTCTGGACGAGGGGTGTCAGACGTGTGTCTGGTTGTGACACAAAACAGACCACTCGTCCAAACGTGCGTCGAAAATAGTTCGTTCCTCGAACGACGTCGTTGGCGGATTACTCGTCGATGTCGATGCTGTCGAATCGGCTGTCCCGGAGCACGGATTTCAGGACGATATCGGTGTCCTGCACGAGTCGATGTTCGAGGTAGCTCCCCTGTCCGCGACCGCCGCCGGTTCGCGTCGATTCCACGACGCCGAGGAACGCCTGTTCCTTGAGGAGTTCGTAGACGCGGTGTTCGCTCAGCACGTTCGCATCCAGTTGCTTGCAGATCTGCTGATAGCGAGTGAAAATTTCGCTCGTCGAGAACTCCGAGCCGCGGTTTTCCTTCGTCAGGAGTGCGAGCGCGTAGAGGATGAACTTCACCTGCGTCGTCGACCCACGGAGCAGTTCCTCAAAACGGTCCACCTCGGCCCACTCCTGTGCATCGCGGATGTGTTCCTCGGTGACGAGTTCGTCACCTTGCCGTTCCGCGAGTTCCCCGGCGTGGCGGAGGATTTCGATTGCCTTTCGCGCGTCACCGTGTTCCTGTGCGGCAAACGCGGCGGTCAGCGGAATGACGTCGCCGGTCAGGACCCCTTCCTTGAACGCGTCGCGCCGGTGTTCCATGATATCCCGCAGTTGGTTCGCGTCGTACGGCTGGAACACGAACTCCTCCTCCCGAAGGCTGCTCTTGACCCGCTCGTTGAGCCGGTCGCGGTATTCGATTTTGTTGCTGATGGCGACGATACCGAGGTGGCAATCGGCCTTCCCCGACTCCCTTGCGCGCGAGAGTTGCATCAGTACGTCGTCGGATTCGAGTCGGTCAACCTCGTCCAGGATTATGATCACGGCGTCGTAACAGCGGTCGAGAACCTCCCAAAGGTAATCGTAGTACTCCCCGCTTCCGATACCCGTCCGAGGAATGGAAATCCCCGTCTTGTCCTCGTCGTTCAGCGTTCGGGTGATAGACC is a window of Haladaptatus paucihalophilus DX253 DNA encoding:
- a CDS encoding Cdc6/Cdc18 family protein; this encodes MSDEPPRLSDFDTTDDPASDPLFNVNDETTTQVFERKELLKVGHVPQSTRIVGRDSEIESVAAELRPIVRSDPPNNVMIYGKTGTGKSLVTRHVTERARQAAGAQDVDVGTVYVDCAQHNTHTRVARSITRTLNDEDKTGISIPRTGIGSGEYYDYLWEVLDRCYDAVIIILDEVDRLESDDVLMQLSRARESGKADCHLGIVAISNKIEYRDRLNERVKSSLREEEFVFQPYDANQLRDIMEHRRDAFKEGVLTGDVIPLTAAFAAQEHGDARKAIEILRHAGELAERQGDELVTEEHIRDAQEWAEVDRFEELLRGSTTQVKFILYALALLTKENRGSEFSTSEIFTRYQQICKQLDANVLSEHRVYELLKEQAFLGVVESTRTGGGRGQGSYLEHRLVQDTDIVLKSVLRDSRFDSIDIDE